In Streptomyces erythrochromogenes, the DNA window GGGGATGGGGACGCGACAGCCGTCGCGCAGCCCGTCCTGCCCTTCCGCCTCCGGCGCGGCCAGCAGATCGGACCCGGACCCGCCCCCGCTCCCGGCCTCCGGCCCGCAGCCCACCCGGGCCTCCGGCCCGGCACCGGTCTCGGCCTGCGGCCGGGTCTGCCCTTCCGCCTCCGGCGCGGTCGGAGGATCGGGCACGGGCCAGGCGCCGGTGCCGGCCTGCGGCCCGCAGCACGCTTGGGCCTGCGGCCCGGCACCGGTCTCGGCCTGCGGCCGGGTGGGGGTGTGCGCCTGTGGCGCGGGCTGCGGTTCGGGCACGGGCCCGGTGCACGCCTCGGCCTCCGGCGCGGGCCCGCAGCACGCCGGGGCGGTGCCCGCCCCGGGCTCCCCGGCCTGCGGCCCGGTGCCGGTCTCGGCCTGCGGCCGGGCGGGGCCGTTCGCCTGCGGCGCGATGGGCAGTGTGGCCTGCGGCCGGCTGGCTGACCTGGCCTCCGGCCGGGTGGGACCGTGTGCCTGCGGCGTGGATAGCAGATCGGCCGCGGGCCCGGTGCCGGCCTCGGCCTGCGGCTGGGTGGGGGTGTGCGCCTGTGGCGCTGGGGGTTCGCCGTCGCGCGGGGCGATGACGGTCGGGGCGGGGGGAACCGCGGGCAGGGGGGTCTGCTGGCGGCGCCCGCGGCGGAAGGCCGGGTCTTGGCGGGATTCAGGGGGGAGGTCCGTGACCTCGGGGAGGCCGAGTTCCTCGCCCTGGTAGAGGTAGGCCGAGCCCGGGAGGGCCAGCATCAGCATGGCCGCGGCCCGGGCGCGGGCCAGGCCCTGGGTGCCGCCGCCGTAGCGGGTGACGTGGCGGACCACGTCGTGGTTCGACAGGACCCAGGTGGTGGGGGCGCCGACCGAGGTCGTGGCGGCCAGCGACTCGTCGATCACCGTCCGCATCGCCCCCGGATCCCACGGGCAGTTAAGGAACCGGAAGTTGAACGCCTGGTGGAGCTCGTCCGGCCGGACGTACAGGGCGAGCCGCTCCGAGGACGGGGCCCAGGCCTCGGCGACCCCGATGCGCTGCCCCTCGTAGGAGTCGAGGAGGCGCCGCCACGAGCGGTGGATCTCGTGCACCCCGTCCTGGTCGAAGAACGGCAGCGGCTCCGCGCCGATGAGCGTGGCCTGGGCGCCGCGGCCGATGTCCGGCAGGCCGTCGGCCTTGACCATGCCGTGGGCGACGTCGATGCGGAAGCCGTCGACGCCCAGGTCGAGCCAGAAGCGCAGGACCGAGTCGAACTCCGCCGTGACCTCCGGGTGGGTCCAGTCGAGGT includes these proteins:
- a CDS encoding alpha-amylase family glycosyl hydrolase; its protein translation is MTHESTAVGLASAYSNTTTASGDWWRDAVIYQVYVRSFADSDGDGIGDLRGVRSRLPHLARLGVDAVWLTPFYVSPQADGGYDVADYRAVDPLFGDLADADELVRAAHGLGLRVIVDVVPNHTSEQHPWFRAALAGEPGARERYLFRRGRGTDGSLPPNDWESIFGGPAWTRVADGEWYLHLFAPEQPDLDWTHPEVTAEFDSVLRFWLDLGVDGFRIDVAHGMVKADGLPDIGRGAQATLIGAEPLPFFDQDGVHEIHRSWRRLLDSYEGQRIGVAEAWAPSSERLALYVRPDELHQAFNFRFLNCPWDPGAMRTVIDESLAATTSVGAPTTWVLSNHDVVRHVTRYGGGTQGLARARAAAMLMLALPGSAYLYQGEELGLPEVTDLPPESRQDPAFRRGRRQQTPLPAVPPAPTVIAPRDGEPPAPQAHTPTQPQAEAGTGPAADLLSTPQAHGPTRPEARSASRPQATLPIAPQANGPARPQAETGTGPQAGEPGAGTAPACCGPAPEAEACTGPVPEPQPAPQAHTPTRPQAETGAGPQAQACCGPQAGTGAWPVPDPPTAPEAEGQTRPQAETGAGPEARVGCGPEAGSGGGSGSDLLAAPEAEGQDGLRDGCRVPIPWDGPEPPYGFGPAGSWLPQPPAWAGLSVAAQTGDPHSTLELYRAALELRRAMPGLGAPGAGPSPDPRGMRWLPSPDGVLLFTRPGFACTLNTRPDPVELPAPGRPVLSSAPVETDGRTVRLPPDSCTWWAF